The following are encoded in a window of Gossypium raimondii isolate GPD5lz chromosome 13, ASM2569854v1, whole genome shotgun sequence genomic DNA:
- the LOC105783979 gene encoding cytochrome P450 CYP749A22 — IAAKFGGFISEDKKIETMGNLLILFTVSLCLCLFVALLYVLYKYWWVPHRVQFIMNSQGIRGPPYEFIHGNNKEALQMQKEASSKPMALTHDIFPRVLPHDYSCIKKYGKNYLSWKGVRAELVITDPELVKEVLKNSEKAFSKPKTSYFFKKLLGDSIPTIKSEKWARHRKLANHAFHGESLKNMIPAMIASVGTILEKWKDKEGKEMEVFQEFRFLTSEVISRTAFGSSYLEGEKIFDMLTKFTLIIGRNFYKAKFPIIGKFWKSADEIESDKLEKMIHDSVMKIVKQREEKVMTGEVDSFGHDFLGLLVNAYHDPDEKNMFLIQDIIDECKTFYFAGQETTNSLLAWTTLLLAIYTDWQDKTRAEVIEVFGNQNPNSEGITKLKTMTMIINETLRLYPPLNGVVRKAVRDIQLGQLVLPNYLDLNIRFIALHHDPDLWGDDVHLFKPERFTEGIAKATNNNAAAFMPFGLGPRTCVGMNFAITETKIALSMILQRYTFTLSPTYVHAPLPNLSLKPQHGLHVLFHSLH, encoded by the exons ATTGCTGCAAAATTTGGTGGATTCATCAGTGAAGATAAGAAAATAGAGACCATGGGAAATCTTCTAATCCTTTTTACAGTTTCTTTGTGCCTCTGCCTCTTCGTAGCTTTGCTCTATGTTTTGTACAAGTATTGGTGGGTACCTCATCGTGTACAGTTCATCATGAATTCACAGGGGATCAGAGGACCTCCGTATGAATTTATCCATGGAAACAACAAAGAAGCTCTCCAAATGCAGAAGGAAGCATCTAGCAAACCTATGGCCTTGACACACGATATATTTCCCAGAGTACTGCCTCATGATTACTCCTGCATCAAGAAATACG gGAAGAATTATCTTAGTTGGAAAGGAGTTCGAGCAGAACTGGTAATAACAGACCCAGAACTGGTGAAAGAGGTGCTGAAAAACAGTGAAAAAGCTTTTTCAAAGCCGAAGACTTCATATTTCTTTAAGAAGCTACTAGGTGACAGCATTCCTACAATCAAAAGTGAGAAATGGGCAAGGCATAGGAAATTGGCCAATCATGCCTTCCATGGGGAGAGCTTAAAA AATATGATTCCAGCAATGATTGCTAGCGTTGGAACGATTCTTGAGAAATGGAAAGATAAGGAAGGCAAAGAGATGGAAGTGTTCCAAGAGTTCAGATTCTTGACTTCGGAAGTGATATCCAGAACAGCCTTTGGTAGCAGTTACTTGGAAGGAGAGAAGATTTTCGACATGTTGACGAAGTTCACCCTAATTATAGGCAGAAATTTTTATAAAGCAAAGTTTCCTATCATCGG CAAGTTTTGGAAATCTGCtgatgaaattgaatcagataAACTTGAGAAAATGATACATGATTCTGTGATGAAGATTGTTAAACAAAGGGAGGAGAAAGTAATGACCGGAGAAGTTGACAGCTTCGGCCATGATTTTCTAGGATTACTTGTAAATGCCTATCATGATCCGGATGagaaaaacatgtttttgaTACAAGATATAATAGATGAGTGTAAAACCTTCTATTTTGCTGGGCAAGAAACAACGAATTCCTTGCTTGCATGGACAACCCTACTTTTAGCAATATATACAGATTGGCAAGACAAAACAAGAGCAGAGGTGATTGAGGTCTTTGGtaatcaaaatccaaattcTGAAGGGATCACCAAATTAAAGACT ATGACCATGATTATTAATGAAACTTTACGGCTCTATCCTCCTCTAAATGGCGTGGTAAGAAAGGCAGTAAGAGATATCCAATTAGGACAACTTGTCCTACCTAATTATTTAGATCTTAACATTCGATTCATAGCACTCCACCATGACCCTGATTTGTGGGGAGATGATGTTCATCTTTTCAAACCAGAAAGGTTTACTGAAGGGATTGCCAAAGCTACTAACAATAATGCAGCTGCATTTATGCCCTTTGGATTGGGACCTCGAACTTGCGTTGGAATGAACTTTGCAATCACTGAAACCAAAATCGCCCTTTCCATGATTCTGCAACGCTACACTTTCACCCTTTCCCCTACCTATGTTCACGCACCTTTACCCAATCTTTCACTCAAGCCACAACATGGGCTTCACGTATTGTTTCATTCAttacattaa